Genomic DNA from Methanofollis sp. W23:
GTGCTCAGGGAGGCGCGGGGAGAATAGGTGCTGCCTGGGGGCACGCCGCCCCCGGTCACTCCGGAAGGAGTATCAATATCTTCACCCCCATACCCTCGCTCAGAAAATCTCAGACTATGTGCAGGTTGGATATCAATGATCGAAAAGATAGGATGTGTCATGGAATCGGTGGACCAGATGGTCAGGCATGCAGTCTGGAACGCAGGCGCGGACGGGATCGTCGTCGGGATCAGCGGCGGGATCGACTCCGCGGTGGCCGCAGGATTTGCGGCAAGGGCCGTCGGGCCTGAACGGGTGCTCGGGATCGCCCTGCCCGGTGCAGTCACCGACCCCGCCGACCTCGAAGACGCCGGGGCCGTCTGCCGCCACCTCGGGATCGAACTGCGGACGATGTCCATCGACCCGGTGATCGAGGCCTACCGCCACTATCCCGGCCTCACCGAGAGCAAATACGTCCTCGGCAACCTCATGGCCAGGACGCGGATGACCCTCCTCTACGCCGTCGCCAACCAGGAGAACCGCCTGGTCTGCGGGACCTCCAACAGGACCGAGTACCTCCTCGGCTACTCGACCAAACACGGCGACGCCGCCGCCGACATCCAGCCCATCCTCCACCTCTACAAGACCGAGGTCTTCGAGGTGGCACGAGAGATGGGGCTCCCTGAACGGGTCGTCGAGAAACCGCCGTCCGCTGGGCTCTGGGCCGGGCAGACCGACGAAAAAGACCTGGGCGCGACCTACGCCGAGATCGACGCGGCGCTCAGGACACTTGCAGCGAAGGACTGGGAGGCGGAGACCGAGGTCGAAGCCCTGGTCCTCACACGGGTGAGGGCTTCGGCGCATAAGCGGGTCGCCCCGCCGAATCTGTTAAGCACCCGCTGAAACCCTCAGCATATTTTTCCGGTTTATTGAGATAGTCCAGGCACTTTTCTTTCCCGACAAGGGAGTAGAGAGACCGCACCCGGTCGGTGCAGAAGGCCGGCACCGCCGCCGGCACCATCCTGCGGACCGGCGCCGGGTCGGCATAGGTCGGGTTCGGGACCAGGCTACCGTCGGCGAGTTCATAGTACGCCGCACCGTGCCGCCCGATATACTGGGCATAGTCGCTGGAAAACGCCGTCGAGACGATGTTGGCAAGCACCAGATTCTCGTCGCCGGGGTTGATGGTGACA
This window encodes:
- a CDS encoding NAD+ synthase; the protein is MIEKIGCVMESVDQMVRHAVWNAGADGIVVGISGGIDSAVAAGFAARAVGPERVLGIALPGAVTDPADLEDAGAVCRHLGIELRTMSIDPVIEAYRHYPGLTESKYVLGNLMARTRMTLLYAVANQENRLVCGTSNRTEYLLGYSTKHGDAAADIQPILHLYKTEVFEVAREMGLPERVVEKPPSAGLWAGQTDEKDLGATYAEIDAALRTLAAKDWEAETEVEALVLTRVRASAHKRVAPPNLLSTR